A window of Dehalococcoidia bacterium contains these coding sequences:
- a CDS encoding aldehyde dehydrogenase family protein, with the protein MKTFDVVSPMTGQKVASYPLMDANEVDAAVIRARSKLVEWSGTPVKDRLKILARSAEILADNALYYAERVSDENGKTRFDALMADVYPSCDIMHYYAQNAAKFLAPVKVPGNPMLPGRKMYYIFEPRGVIAVISPWNYPFGLCVGPVISAIAAGNTVVLKPSSQTTTSGMMVKRILEKAGLPEGVVNVVTGNGSITGEALIENAGIDMFFFTGSTEVGRRVNIKAAERLVPAIMELGGKDVAIVTKNADLDKAANAISWGAFTNCGQTCIGMEICLVERPVYAAFLEKLMSIVKNIKSGERAGEVGSMTMESQYKIVERQVEDAVAGGAKLLPEGVLNCKLSGMCYPPVVLTDVTRDMKVMQEETFGPLLPVMPYDNVEEAIKIANGTNYGLSGAVFTRDMEEGRRIAGRIRTGSVNINDALITFAVPGLPFGGVKESGIGCYHSEIGIRAFTCVKSITECKNGNKKEFYQYPAMEGAEQGLMDALRFMYTRSTAQKLNMFFKVLPFLMKMQSEGKKQVGR; encoded by the coding sequence ATGAAGACGTTTGATGTTGTAAGCCCCATGACAGGTCAGAAAGTAGCCTCATATCCGTTGATGGACGCAAATGAGGTCGATGCTGCGGTCATCCGTGCCCGAAGCAAGCTGGTGGAGTGGTCGGGCACCCCAGTGAAGGACAGGTTGAAGATACTGGCGCGCTCTGCGGAGATACTGGCTGACAACGCGCTGTATTACGCTGAAAGGGTTTCCGATGAGAACGGCAAGACCAGGTTCGACGCGCTGATGGCGGATGTTTATCCCTCCTGCGACATCATGCATTACTATGCGCAGAATGCGGCCAAATTTCTGGCGCCGGTCAAGGTGCCGGGCAATCCCATGCTGCCCGGCCGCAAGATGTACTACATCTTTGAGCCGAGGGGCGTTATCGCCGTCATATCTCCCTGGAATTACCCGTTCGGCCTATGTGTGGGCCCGGTGATTTCAGCCATCGCTGCAGGCAACACAGTCGTTTTAAAGCCGTCCAGCCAGACCACCACCAGCGGTATGATGGTGAAGCGCATACTTGAGAAAGCCGGCTTGCCGGAGGGAGTGGTCAACGTCGTTACGGGAAACGGCTCGATCACCGGGGAGGCCCTGATAGAGAACGCCGGCATCGACATGTTTTTCTTCACAGGCTCCACCGAGGTCGGGCGCCGTGTAAATATCAAGGCGGCCGAAAGGCTGGTGCCTGCCATTATGGAGCTTGGCGGAAAAGACGTGGCGATTGTGACAAAGAATGCCGATCTGGATAAAGCGGCCAACGCAATCAGCTGGGGCGCCTTCACCAACTGCGGACAAACCTGCATCGGCATGGAAATATGCCTGGTGGAACGTCCGGTTTATGCAGCCTTTTTAGAGAAGCTCATGAGCATAGTGAAGAATATTAAATCCGGCGAGAGAGCGGGTGAGGTCGGCAGCATGACCATGGAATCGCAGTACAAGATCGTGGAACGGCAGGTCGAAGACGCCGTTGCCGGAGGGGCGAAGTTGCTGCCCGAGGGCGTCTTGAACTGCAAGCTAAGCGGGATGTGCTACCCGCCGGTGGTCCTCACAGACGTCACCAGAGATATGAAAGTTATGCAGGAGGAGACCTTTGGCCCGCTATTGCCGGTCATGCCGTACGACAATGTGGAAGAAGCTATTAAAATAGCCAACGGCACGAACTACGGGCTTTCGGGGGCCGTGTTCACACGGGACATGGAGGAGGGCAGGAGGATCGCAGGCAGGATCAGGACCGGCTCGGTGAATATCAACGACGCGCTGATCACCTTTGCCGTCCCGGGCTTGCCCTTCGGTGGCGTCAAGGAATCCGGCATCGGCTGTTATCACAGCGAGATCGGTATCAGGGCGTTTACCTGTGTCAAGTCGATCACCGAATGCAAAAACGGCAATAAAAAGGAGTTCTATCAATACCCGGCAATGGAGGGCGCCGAGCAGGGATTGATGGATGCGCTGCGCTTCATGTACACACGCAGCACTGCGCAGAAGTTAAATATGTTTTTTAAAGTGTTACCGTTCCTGATGAAAATGCAGAGTGAGGGTAAAAAACAGGTGGGCAGATGA